The Sorangiineae bacterium MSr11367 genome window below encodes:
- a CDS encoding cytochrome P450 — MAMSSEERSDANLRPSAISTRIAREEEVRGQEPVALSADGIDLVALRTSTGLKVFEGRCPHQGTLLGEGERHGNELVCRNHRWRFDVDSGKRIGGRECLRACPVEVRAGIVYADLRPLRTPATAVRSGTQSVASLPGPPTLPLIGNLLSLDPAQMHRIVEGWEATHGSIFKFRLGPRDVVVVSEPALAHKVMRERPENYRRLSAFAPIFEEIGAPGVLSAEGATWRSLRRLTMETLSHRNLRGFYPTLKRVVERLHQHWQRAADTGREVDLTHDLQRFLVDVMTQLAFGYDMNPFSDGDRQEGITPKQFDDVFEAVNRRLMAPFPYWRFVRLPADRHLDRIVGQILPWISGLVDAARTQVAAEPERAEQPRNFLEAMICARDESGQPFPNEVVVGNAIQILAGGQDTTANTLAWAIHEICDRPGVARALREELGVALGAASMPEDIETAGKLGYVTAVANEVMRLRPAIPMTFNETNADVVLGDFALPKGTPVWLLLRPAAREAAHFSDPEAFRPERWLTPQAVGDAHEPTAFMPFGSGPRMCPGRTLAMLELRVALAMIFRNFDIERVGSARRVHEVLRVTMNPRDLRVRLHRRKHHEV, encoded by the coding sequence ATGGCCATGTCGAGCGAAGAACGTTCCGATGCCAACTTACGTCCCTCCGCGATCTCGACGCGCATTGCGCGCGAGGAGGAGGTGCGCGGGCAAGAACCCGTCGCGCTCTCGGCCGACGGGATCGACTTGGTGGCACTTCGGACATCGACCGGATTGAAGGTCTTCGAGGGTCGTTGTCCCCATCAGGGAACGCTTCTCGGCGAAGGCGAGAGGCACGGGAACGAGCTCGTGTGCCGCAATCATCGCTGGCGATTCGACGTCGATTCCGGCAAGCGCATTGGTGGCCGCGAATGCCTCCGGGCCTGCCCGGTGGAGGTGCGCGCGGGGATTGTTTATGCCGACCTCCGGCCGCTTCGCACACCTGCCACCGCGGTCCGAAGCGGTACGCAATCCGTCGCTTCGCTGCCTGGTCCCCCGACACTGCCGCTCATTGGAAACCTTTTGTCACTCGATCCGGCGCAAATGCATCGCATCGTCGAGGGCTGGGAGGCGACCCATGGATCGATATTCAAGTTCCGCCTCGGACCACGGGACGTCGTGGTGGTCTCCGAACCGGCACTCGCGCACAAAGTCATGCGCGAACGACCCGAGAATTATCGCCGCCTGAGCGCCTTTGCGCCCATCTTCGAAGAAATCGGCGCACCGGGTGTCCTTTCGGCCGAAGGGGCGACTTGGCGATCGCTTCGGCGGCTCACCATGGAAACGCTCTCCCATCGCAACCTGCGCGGATTCTACCCGACCCTCAAGCGCGTCGTGGAGCGCCTGCACCAACATTGGCAGCGGGCCGCGGACACCGGGCGCGAGGTGGATCTCACCCACGATCTGCAGCGCTTCCTCGTCGACGTGATGACGCAGCTCGCATTTGGCTACGACATGAATCCGTTCTCGGACGGCGATCGTCAGGAGGGGATCACGCCGAAACAGTTCGACGACGTCTTCGAGGCGGTCAACCGCCGGCTCATGGCGCCGTTTCCTTACTGGCGGTTCGTGCGACTTCCCGCCGATCGTCACTTGGACCGCATCGTCGGTCAGATACTCCCGTGGATCTCCGGCCTCGTCGACGCCGCGCGCACGCAGGTCGCGGCCGAGCCCGAGCGCGCCGAGCAGCCGAGAAACTTCCTCGAAGCCATGATCTGCGCGCGTGACGAGTCCGGGCAGCCGTTTCCCAACGAAGTCGTGGTGGGCAACGCCATCCAGATCTTGGCCGGGGGACAGGATACGACCGCGAACACGCTCGCGTGGGCCATTCACGAGATCTGCGACCGCCCAGGCGTGGCTCGCGCACTGCGGGAGGAGCTCGGCGTAGCGCTCGGAGCCGCGAGCATGCCCGAGGACATCGAGACGGCCGGAAAGCTCGGGTACGTGACGGCGGTGGCGAACGAGGTCATGCGGCTGCGCCCTGCAATCCCCATGACCTTCAATGAGACCAACGCCGATGTCGTGCTCGGTGATTTCGCGTTACCCAAGGGCACGCCCGTGTGGCTTCTCTTGCGCCCAGCCGCGCGGGAAGCGGCGCACTTTTCCGATCCCGAGGCCTTCCGACCCGAGCGATGGCTCACACCGCAAGCCGTGGGCGACGCACACGAGCCGACGGCGTTCATGCCATTTGGTTCCGGCCCGAGAATGTGCCCGGGTCGGACCCTTGCGATGCTCGAACTACGCGTGGCACTCGCCATGATCTTCCGCAACTTCGATATCGAGCGGGTCGGTAGCGCGCGCCGTGTCCATGAGGTGCTGCGTGTCACCATGAACCCGCGCGATCTTCGCGTACGTCTGCACCGCCGAAAGCATCACGAGGTTTGA
- a CDS encoding ester cyclase, with protein sequence MNIESARAFYQEYLDTVYQQRRLGELDRFFSEDLVVHPPFPGELNLSGVKTAAKMLLDTLSDCHIVPSTFVYADGILASRIVCTGTHTGSYMGIPPTGQKLQIIAHPHYRLQNGKFVEMWDCTDMVDLGMQIAKAHFPRATFALKRLRDGWTRLRA encoded by the coding sequence ATGAACATCGAAAGCGCGCGTGCGTTCTATCAAGAGTATCTCGATACGGTCTATCAGCAGCGCCGGCTGGGAGAGCTCGATAGATTCTTTTCCGAAGATCTCGTGGTTCACCCGCCTTTTCCGGGCGAGCTCAATCTGTCTGGCGTGAAAACGGCGGCAAAAATGCTGCTGGATACGCTTTCCGACTGCCACATCGTCCCATCGACGTTCGTCTACGCCGACGGCATTCTGGCCTCGCGCATCGTCTGTACGGGCACCCATACGGGGTCCTACATGGGGATCCCGCCGACGGGGCAGAAATTGCAAATCATCGCGCATCCGCACTACCGACTTCAAAATGGCAAATTCGTCGAAATGTGGGATTGCACGGACATGGTGGATCTTGGAATGCAAATCGCAAAAGCGCACTTCCCCCGGGCGACGTTCGCGTTGAAACGGCTGCGCGATGGATGGACACGGTTACGCGCCTGA
- a CDS encoding polyprenyl synthetase family protein, with the protein MPIAPLRDVAHGADAPALGALFELLEQRLDSLLPNADTAPQELHRAMRHAIFSGGKRLRPRLLLLVASACTPDNWDSDQIEVALLAGCAIELIHCASLVHDDLPSFDDSPLRRGQPTVHMAFGESTAILAGDALLIQAFQILAGAPPSRAPQALELIAWLAKATGSMEGIIGGQSLENAAMTDGESVAELDRYHAMKTAALFRLAAEAGARIAGAADPTSWGEVGLSMGMAFQLADDLSDVHANERGLGKPIGRDEALGRPNAVLRVGSDAVRARLIALLDTARDQISELTNHAKALHALLDKIKAYGASFAHG; encoded by the coding sequence ATGCCGATCGCACCTTTGCGGGATGTCGCGCACGGTGCCGACGCGCCGGCGTTGGGCGCGCTCTTCGAGCTTCTCGAACAAAGGCTCGATTCGCTGCTTCCCAACGCAGATACGGCGCCGCAGGAACTACATCGCGCGATGCGGCACGCCATCTTCTCCGGTGGCAAGCGACTGCGGCCACGTCTGCTCCTTCTCGTGGCGAGCGCGTGCACACCGGACAACTGGGATTCCGATCAAATCGAGGTGGCGTTGCTTGCCGGATGCGCGATCGAATTGATTCATTGCGCCTCCCTCGTGCATGACGATCTGCCGAGTTTCGACGATTCCCCCTTGCGACGTGGACAGCCCACGGTCCACATGGCGTTCGGTGAATCTACCGCCATTTTGGCGGGAGATGCCCTATTGATCCAGGCCTTCCAGATTCTCGCGGGGGCACCTCCGAGTCGTGCGCCGCAGGCGCTCGAACTCATTGCTTGGCTCGCCAAGGCAACCGGATCCATGGAGGGCATCATCGGTGGACAGAGCTTGGAAAATGCAGCCATGACCGATGGCGAATCCGTCGCAGAGCTCGATCGCTATCATGCGATGAAGACCGCCGCACTGTTTCGCCTGGCCGCGGAGGCGGGGGCGCGGATTGCGGGGGCGGCCGATCCGACATCTTGGGGAGAAGTTGGTCTGTCGATGGGAATGGCCTTTCAGCTCGCCGACGATCTTTCCGATGTCCACGCCAACGAGCGTGGCCTGGGAAAGCCGATTGGCCGCGACGAAGCGTTGGGACGTCCCAATGCGGTCCTACGCGTGGGCAGCGACGCCGTGCGGGCACGCTTGATCGCGCTGCTCGATACGGCGCGCGATCAGATCTCGGAGCTCACCAACCACGCCAAAGCACTCCACGCGCTATTGGACAAGATCAAAGCCTATGGGGCGTCCTTTGCGCATGGATGA
- a CDS encoding prenyltransferase, whose translation MKLNVPELSLYPLTTFGLASAHIAQPRYWVVMLSFLLFSLCCGTLTIVLDDVMGFIDGVDQLAVLGEKRNIAKPLLTGELTLSEAKGAAVAICVVALSLIVFWVWIARLSPGTIAALLCAMAVVTQYSFGLKLSYHGLGEVVIIIGAAMATALPYLILTGELTPVVLWTAAMNGIPYAAQIVISNVIDAKSDAASGRRTLTVLVGERRAPFISVVLLSVFWLLFVVGMARGILPRVALLYLVLLPNHVRFLARAFAGESASARLLSFRTIRLQLGVIAVTHLLANHVGALG comes from the coding sequence TTGAAATTGAATGTGCCGGAGCTGTCGCTATACCCATTGACGACGTTCGGGCTCGCCTCCGCCCACATCGCCCAGCCTCGCTATTGGGTGGTGATGCTATCCTTCCTACTCTTCAGCCTTTGCTGCGGAACGCTGACCATCGTCTTGGACGACGTCATGGGCTTCATCGACGGCGTCGATCAACTCGCCGTACTCGGAGAAAAGCGAAATATCGCGAAGCCCCTACTGACGGGCGAGCTCACCCTCTCGGAGGCAAAAGGCGCCGCCGTCGCCATCTGCGTCGTCGCCCTGTCGCTCATCGTCTTCTGGGTGTGGATTGCACGCCTCTCCCCAGGGACCATCGCCGCGCTTCTCTGCGCCATGGCGGTGGTCACGCAATATTCCTTCGGTCTCAAACTGAGTTACCACGGGCTTGGTGAGGTGGTCATCATCATCGGCGCGGCCATGGCCACCGCATTGCCGTATTTGATCCTCACGGGCGAGCTAACCCCTGTCGTCTTGTGGACCGCCGCCATGAACGGCATTCCCTACGCCGCGCAAATCGTCATCTCCAACGTGATCGACGCGAAATCCGACGCCGCATCGGGCCGCCGCACCTTGACGGTCCTCGTCGGCGAACGCCGCGCCCCCTTTATCTCGGTGGTCCTGCTCTCCGTCTTCTGGCTCCTCTTCGTTGTCGGCATGGCACGCGGCATCCTTCCCCGCGTCGCGCTCCTTTACCTCGTTCTACTTCCGAATCACGTGCGCTTCTTGGCGCGCGCCTTCGCCGGCGAGAGCGCCAGCGCCCGCCTCCTGTCCTTCCGCACGATCCGATTGCAACTCGGCGTCATCGCCGTGACCCATCTCCTCGCCAACCACGTTGGCGCGCTGGGCTGA
- a CDS encoding ATP-binding protein — protein MTVDIHRGSEVSRLVKALEEAPSNLSIVAVSGPGGVGKTYLLSHVLEMVEPSRLGYLTLQTNAENPEVREDFFGILEKLFPRSLPPPANPNKDYFPHLRDVAARHRRLVGKVMSEIQKQGATESVQRVAKALLNTGRALNAVVPPSKVILNVSGVRDAQLEEAFEGAGKLLRGLSQMGESTALWGPLRDLTGATRANRLKRDLYSLAASELRADLVAALRGYERRDLARFMHAPIPGLSSLLIVIDDYEALQGALGDFLTGALVHELAESRLRTVLVILGRDDLQSTHPGWGQHCRRYLRDQIRLAPLDKEGAGAILSAAGIPESRWSDLYESTQGYPFLLNLAIEEKLEPGSDSVTFLQRFIERTTRWMSEEQREWFFRICYLDRVDEDSLCSLFPADKVPSIQSWFEKESSIRDPFAEYFRVRPMVREKVLRYLAVRSPSRHRELLTLANDLR, from the coding sequence ATGACCGTCGACATCCACCGTGGCTCCGAGGTCTCGCGACTCGTGAAGGCGCTCGAAGAAGCGCCCAGCAACCTTTCGATCGTTGCGGTGAGCGGACCGGGGGGCGTGGGCAAGACGTACCTCTTGAGCCATGTCCTGGAGATGGTCGAGCCCTCCCGGCTCGGTTACCTGACGCTCCAAACGAACGCCGAGAACCCCGAGGTGCGCGAGGACTTCTTCGGCATTCTCGAAAAGCTCTTTCCTCGTTCGCTTCCTCCCCCGGCCAATCCCAACAAGGATTACTTTCCCCACCTTCGCGATGTGGCAGCGAGGCACCGCAGACTGGTCGGGAAGGTCATGTCCGAGATCCAAAAGCAAGGGGCGACCGAATCGGTGCAACGCGTCGCCAAGGCACTGCTGAATACCGGCCGCGCACTCAACGCGGTGGTGCCGCCATCGAAGGTCATCCTCAACGTGTCGGGTGTGCGCGACGCCCAACTGGAAGAGGCCTTCGAAGGAGCGGGAAAACTTCTGCGCGGATTGAGTCAGATGGGCGAGTCCACCGCGCTCTGGGGCCCTCTTCGCGACCTCACCGGGGCCACGCGCGCCAATAGGCTAAAGCGGGACCTCTACAGCCTCGCAGCTTCGGAGCTCCGCGCGGATCTGGTGGCCGCACTGCGCGGGTACGAGCGACGCGATCTCGCGCGCTTCATGCACGCCCCCATTCCTGGCCTCTCGAGCCTCCTCATCGTCATCGACGATTACGAAGCGCTCCAGGGCGCACTCGGAGATTTTCTCACGGGCGCGCTGGTGCACGAGCTTGCCGAGTCGCGTTTGCGCACGGTACTCGTCATTCTCGGGCGGGACGACCTTCAGTCGACACACCCGGGCTGGGGGCAACACTGCCGGCGTTACCTGCGGGATCAAATCCGTCTGGCTCCGCTCGACAAGGAGGGTGCGGGGGCGATTCTCTCGGCCGCCGGAATCCCCGAGTCACGCTGGTCGGACCTCTATGAGTCGACCCAGGGCTACCCCTTCCTTCTCAACCTGGCCATCGAAGAGAAGCTCGAACCCGGGAGCGATTCCGTCACGTTCCTTCAACGCTTCATCGAACGCACGACCCGCTGGATGTCGGAGGAGCAGCGCGAATGGTTCTTCCGCATATGCTATCTCGACCGAGTCGACGAAGACTCGCTTTGCTCATTGTTCCCCGCCGACAAGGTCCCTTCGATCCAGAGTTGGTTCGAAAAGGAATCCTCGATCCGCGACCCGTTCGCCGAGTACTTCCGCGTCCGGCCCATGGTCCGCGAGAAGGTCCTTCGCTACCTCGCCGTCCGCTCGCCGAGCCGCCATCGCGAGCTACTCACCCTCGCCAACGACCTACGCTAG
- a CDS encoding SRPBCC family protein, whose amino-acid sequence MAFIQREIVVHARAETVWDALRDIGAIHTRLAPGFVTDVQLEEGGEARVVTFGSGFSVRELIIDVSDAARRVAWTVVGSPLFTHHSASAQVFPVGPHSCRFVWTADFLPHAMAPSAIATMDQFLAVMKVTLERTERENNSAHPSV is encoded by the coding sequence ATGGCGTTCATTCAACGAGAGATCGTCGTTCATGCCCGCGCTGAGACCGTATGGGACGCCCTGCGGGACATCGGCGCCATCCACACGCGGCTTGCCCCCGGGTTCGTTACCGACGTTCAGCTCGAAGAGGGGGGAGAGGCGAGGGTCGTCACGTTTGGCAGTGGTTTCTCGGTGCGCGAGCTCATCATCGATGTCAGCGATGCGGCGCGCCGTGTTGCCTGGACCGTCGTGGGGTCGCCCTTGTTTACCCACCATAGTGCCTCGGCCCAAGTGTTCCCGGTTGGGCCACACTCGTGCCGCTTCGTCTGGACGGCCGATTTTCTGCCCCACGCCATGGCGCCGAGCGCGATCGCAACGATGGATCAGTTTCTCGCGGTCATGAAAGTGACATTGGAACGTACCGAGCGTGAGAACAATTCGGCGCACCCAAGCGTATAA
- a CDS encoding IS3 family transposase (programmed frameshift): MAKRKRRVFTPEFKADAVRLCKSGDRTIAQVANDLDLTETALRAWVKRADAQAPKSATSNELTTPEREELAELRRKVKRLEMERENLKKSSNILREGEHVKFAFIDVEKTFWPIQVLCFVLGVSRSGYYAWKARPKSKARTSDEKLATQIEASHKRSRGTYGSPRVHRELRARGIRVARKRVERLMRQHGIAAKRKRRFRRTTDSKHAHPVAANLLERRFDVDLPNTAWVTDVTYVWTLEGWLYLAAILDLYSRRVVGWATSETNDRELALQALRSAVNSRKPPTGLLHHSDRGSPYASADYRAGLERHGFVASMSRKGDCWDNAVAESFFATIKGELIDHENYVTRACAIASIADYIDNFYNPVRRHSSIGYVSPIEFELILLQSNKLSA, translated from the exons ATGGCGAAACGGAAACGACGGGTGTTTACGCCCGAGTTCAAGGCAGATGCAGTTCGGCTTTGCAAGAGCGGAGATCGAACCATCGCGCAGGTCGCGAACGACCTCGATCTAACGGAAACGGCGCTGCGAGCTTGGGTCAAGCGCGCCGACGCGCAAGCGCCGAAGAGTGCCACATCGAACGAGCTGACGACGCCGGAGCGTGAGGAACTCGCGGAGCTTCGCCGAAAGGTGAAACGCCTCGAGATGGAGCGCGAGA ATCTTAAAAAAAGCAGCAACATTCTTCGCGAAGGAGAACACGTGAAGTTCGCGTTCATCGACGTGGAGAAGACGTTCTGGCCCATTCAGGTTCTCTGCTTCGTACTCGGCGTCTCGCGAAGCGGCTACTACGCCTGGAAAGCACGGCCGAAGTCGAAAGCCAGGACGAGTGACGAGAAGCTCGCGACGCAGATTGAAGCGTCGCACAAGCGCAGTCGTGGCACCTACGGAAGCCCGCGTGTGCATCGGGAACTGCGGGCTCGGGGCATCCGCGTGGCTCGGAAACGCGTCGAACGCTTGATGCGCCAGCACGGGATTGCCGCGAAACGAAAACGACGCTTTCGTCGCACCACGGACTCGAAGCATGCGCACCCCGTTGCCGCGAATCTGCTCGAGCGACGGTTCGACGTCGATCTTCCGAATACGGCATGGGTGACCGACGTGACGTACGTCTGGACCCTTGAAGGCTGGCTTTACCTCGCCGCGATCCTTGATCTCTATTCGCGACGAGTCGTCGGCTGGGCGACCAGCGAAACCAACGACCGGGAGCTCGCGTTGCAGGCCCTTCGCAGCGCCGTGAACAGCCGAAAACCGCCAACGGGGCTGCTTCATCACTCGGACCGCGGCAGCCCGTACGCGAGCGCCGACTACCGTGCCGGACTCGAACGACATGGCTTCGTGGCGAGTATGAGCCGCAAGGGCGACTGCTGGGACAACGCCGTCGCCGAGAGCTTCTTCGCCACAATCAAGGGCGAGTTGATCGATCATGAAAACTACGTGACGAGGGCTTGCGCGATCGCGTCGATCGCCGACTACATCGACAATTTCTACAACCCCGTTAGACGGCATTCGTCGATTGGTTACGTTAGCCCAATTGAGTTTGAATTAATTTTGTTGCAATCAAACAAGCTGTCCGCATAG
- a CDS encoding ferritin-like domain-containing protein, with amino-acid sequence MGNLFVSGVGAFLAMLSTLQFQHGRQLRRFGRVLLARVEAGPAWAPVTSAASAHAMVRAIEDGRTRAGLAVQWRENGRTEHASVAAFARLTLDLMALGAPPELIAAANRDALDEVRHTELCFSLARALDGRAESPGPFPEAQRARTLVGVRGFALIQLAVDSLIDGALHEGVSARIIAKLAKRCEIPEIRAILKDIAADEGRHAAHGWDVVEWCAGQGGTPVLNALRSAITSLPATMESPLPEAAIGGAWERYGIHGHALELHEYTKARAELLRRIEALSPRMRRIVGAA; translated from the coding sequence TTGGGCAATCTGTTCGTGTCCGGCGTGGGCGCGTTTCTGGCCATGCTCTCCACCTTGCAGTTTCAACACGGGCGCCAGCTGCGCCGCTTTGGACGCGTCCTTTTGGCGCGGGTGGAAGCGGGGCCGGCGTGGGCGCCTGTGACGTCGGCCGCGTCCGCCCATGCCATGGTGCGCGCCATCGAAGACGGGCGAACGCGCGCAGGGCTGGCCGTACAATGGCGCGAAAATGGCCGCACGGAGCACGCGTCGGTGGCGGCGTTTGCGCGACTCACGCTCGATCTCATGGCGCTCGGCGCGCCACCGGAGCTGATCGCCGCCGCGAACCGTGATGCGCTCGACGAGGTACGCCATACGGAGCTCTGTTTCTCGCTGGCGCGGGCCCTGGATGGTCGCGCGGAGAGCCCCGGCCCCTTTCCGGAGGCGCAACGCGCGCGCACCTTGGTGGGGGTGCGCGGCTTCGCGTTGATTCAGTTGGCCGTCGATTCCCTCATCGACGGGGCATTGCACGAAGGCGTCTCGGCGCGCATCATCGCCAAGTTGGCCAAACGCTGCGAAATTCCTGAGATTCGCGCCATCTTGAAAGATATTGCCGCCGACGAGGGGCGCCACGCGGCGCATGGTTGGGATGTCGTCGAATGGTGCGCCGGCCAAGGTGGCACGCCGGTGTTGAACGCGCTGCGCTCGGCGATCACGTCGCTGCCGGCAACCATGGAGTCGCCCCTTCCCGAGGCCGCCATCGGTGGTGCGTGGGAGCGGTACGGCATCCACGGGCACGCCCTCGAGCTGCACGAGTACACCAAAGCGCGCGCGGAGCTTCTGCGCCGCATCGAGGCGCTGTCGCCCCGCATGCGGCGCATCGTCGGCGCCGCATAG
- a CDS encoding cysteine dioxygenase family protein encodes MNRSYTLCAQRLIGALREAVHATPLAVPAAAAIAHGERARRVAGVLEPFLEQPDLLSPAQLEADPRSYRQHLLHVEPGGAFSVVALVWLPGQQTAIHDHVSWCVVGTYRGQEEEVRYELVGTEGGSYLVPTDIAFSPTGATAYLTPPGDIHAVRNATNDKVVSIHIYGADVSACGGTSIRRCYDLPVRAPGHWH; translated from the coding sequence ATGAATCGTTCTTATACCTTATGTGCCCAGCGGCTCATCGGAGCCCTCCGAGAAGCCGTTCACGCCACGCCACTTGCCGTCCCCGCCGCCGCCGCCATCGCCCACGGCGAGAGAGCGCGCCGCGTCGCCGGGGTACTCGAACCCTTTCTCGAGCAGCCTGATTTGCTCAGTCCCGCGCAACTCGAGGCCGATCCGCGCTCGTACCGGCAGCACCTTCTGCACGTGGAGCCAGGGGGCGCCTTTTCGGTGGTCGCGCTGGTATGGCTTCCGGGTCAGCAGACGGCGATTCATGATCACGTGTCATGGTGCGTCGTGGGAACGTACCGCGGACAAGAAGAAGAAGTGCGCTACGAGCTCGTGGGGACCGAGGGCGGCTCGTACCTCGTTCCAACGGATATCGCGTTCAGCCCTACGGGGGCCACGGCGTACCTGACCCCGCCCGGTGACATTCACGCGGTGCGCAACGCGACCAACGACAAAGTCGTGTCCATTCATATTTACGGGGCGGATGTGTCTGCGTGCGGTGGGACGAGCATTCGCCGCTGTTACGACTTGCCGGTACGAGCACCCGGCCATTGGCATTGA